In Salmonella enterica subsp. enterica serovar Typhimurium str. LT2, a single window of DNA contains:
- the amiC gene encoding N-acetylmuramoyl-L-alanine amidase (similar to E. coli putative amidase (AAC75856.1); Blastp hit to AAC75856.1 (447 aa), 94% identity in aa 31 - 446), which translates to MSGANSAISRRRLLQGAGAMWLLSVSQVGLAAVSQVVAVRIWPASSYTRVTVESNRLLKYKQFALSNPDRVVVDIEDVNLNSVLKGIGAQIRSDDPYIKSARVGQFDPKTVRMVFELKQNVKPQLFALAPVAGFKERLVMDLYPANAQDMQDPLLALLEDYNKGDLDKQVPPSQSGPQPGKAGRDRPIVIMLDPGHGGEDPGAIGKYKTREKDVVLQIARRLRALIEKEGNMKVYMTRNEDIFIPLKVRVAKAQKQRADLFVSIHADAFTSRQPSGSSVFALSTKGATSTAAKYLAQTQNASDLIGGVSKSGDRYVDHTMFDMVQSLTIADSLKFGKAVLKQLGKINDLHKNKVEQAGFAVLKAPDIPSILVETAFISNIEEERKLKTATFQQQVAESILAGIKAYFADGATLARRS; encoded by the coding sequence ATGTCGGGAGCCAATTCAGCAATCAGCCGTCGCCGTTTACTACAAGGCGCGGGCGCCATGTGGCTATTAAGCGTGAGCCAGGTCGGGCTGGCTGCCGTAAGCCAGGTCGTTGCGGTGCGTATCTGGCCTGCGTCCAGCTATACCCGCGTCACGGTAGAGTCGAATCGTCTGCTGAAATATAAACAATTTGCCTTAAGTAACCCGGACCGCGTGGTAGTAGATATTGAGGATGTGAATCTGAACTCGGTGCTTAAAGGCATTGGCGCGCAGATTCGCAGCGACGATCCGTATATCAAATCCGCAAGGGTAGGGCAGTTTGATCCTAAGACTGTGCGTATGGTCTTTGAGCTAAAACAAAACGTGAAGCCGCAGCTATTTGCGCTGGCGCCTGTGGCAGGCTTTAAAGAACGTCTGGTGATGGATCTTTATCCTGCCAATGCGCAGGATATGCAGGATCCGCTGCTGGCGCTGCTGGAAGACTACAATAAAGGCGATCTGGATAAGCAGGTGCCGCCTTCGCAAAGCGGGCCGCAGCCCGGTAAAGCGGGGCGCGACCGCCCCATTGTTATTATGCTTGATCCGGGACACGGCGGCGAAGACCCCGGCGCGATAGGCAAATACAAAACGCGTGAAAAAGACGTGGTGCTCCAGATAGCCCGCCGCCTGCGCGCGTTGATCGAAAAAGAAGGCAACATGAAGGTCTATATGACGCGCAATGAAGACATCTTCATTCCGTTAAAAGTCCGGGTGGCGAAAGCGCAGAAACAGCGCGCCGACCTGTTTGTCTCTATTCATGCGGATGCCTTCACCAGCCGGCAGCCTAGCGGTTCATCCGTATTCGCACTATCGACCAAAGGCGCCACCAGTACTGCGGCGAAATATCTGGCGCAAACGCAGAACGCCTCGGACTTAATTGGCGGCGTGAGCAAAAGCGGTGACCGTTATGTCGACCATACGATGTTCGATATGGTGCAATCGCTGACCATTGCCGATAGTTTGAAATTCGGTAAAGCGGTGTTGAAGCAGCTTGGTAAAATTAATGACCTGCATAAAAACAAGGTCGAGCAGGCGGGGTTTGCGGTGTTAAAGGCGCCCGATATTCCGTCTATTCTGGTCGAGACGGCGTTTATCAGTAACATTGAAGAAGAACGCAAGCTCAAGACCGCGACGTTCCAGCAACAGGTCGCAGAGTCGATTCTGGCGGGCATTAAAGCGTATTTTGCCGATGGGGCGACGCTGGCGAGAAGAAGTTAA
- the argA gene encoding N-alpha-acetylglutamate synthase (amino-acid acetyltransferase; similar to E. coli N-acetylglutamate synthase; amino acid acetyltransferase (AAC75857.1); Blastp hit to AAC75857.1 (443 aa), 93% identity in aa 1 - 443) yields the protein MIKERKTELVEGFRHSVPYINTHRGKTFVIMLGGEAIEHDNFSSIVSDIGLLHSLGIRLVVVYGARPQIDANLAAHHHEPIYHKNTRVTDAKALELVKQAAGLLQLDITARLSMSLNNTPLQGAHINVVSGNFTIAQPLGVDDGVDYCHSGRIRRIDEDAINRQLDNGAIVLMGPVAVSVTGESFNLTSEEIATQLAVKLKAEKMIGFCSSQGVTNSEGGIISELFPNEAQARVEELEAQGDYNSGTVRFLRGAVKACRSGVRRCHLISYQEDGSLLQELFSRDGIGTQIVMESAEQIRRATINDIGGILELIRPLEQQGILVRRSREQLEMEIDKFTIIQRDNMTIACAALYPFVEEKIGEMACVAVHPDYRSSSRGEVLLERVAAQARQMGLRKLFVLTTRSIHWFQERGFTPVDIELLPESKKKMYNYQRRSKVLMADLG from the coding sequence ATGATAAAGGAACGTAAAACCGAACTGGTAGAAGGGTTTCGCCATTCAGTTCCCTATATCAACACCCATCGCGGAAAAACCTTTGTCATTATGCTCGGCGGCGAAGCCATTGAGCATGACAATTTTTCCAGCATCGTTAGCGATATCGGGCTACTGCATAGCCTCGGTATTCGCCTTGTCGTGGTGTATGGCGCGCGACCGCAAATCGACGCCAATCTGGCCGCGCATCATCATGAACCGATTTACCACAAAAACACGCGGGTGACGGACGCCAAAGCACTGGAGCTGGTGAAACAGGCCGCCGGTTTACTCCAGCTTGATATTACCGCCCGTCTGTCGATGAGTCTGAACAATACGCCGTTGCAGGGCGCGCACATTAATGTCGTCAGTGGCAATTTCACCATTGCGCAGCCGCTGGGCGTTGATGATGGCGTGGACTACTGTCATAGCGGCCGTATCCGGCGCATTGATGAAGATGCGATCAACCGCCAGTTGGATAACGGCGCGATCGTTCTGATGGGGCCGGTCGCCGTCTCAGTGACCGGCGAAAGTTTTAATCTGACCTCAGAAGAGATTGCCACTCAACTCGCCGTTAAACTGAAAGCGGAAAAAATGATCGGTTTCTGTTCTTCTCAGGGCGTTACCAATAGCGAGGGCGGCATCATTTCTGAACTCTTCCCGAATGAAGCACAGGCGCGGGTGGAAGAGTTGGAAGCGCAGGGCGATTACAACTCCGGAACCGTACGTTTTTTGCGCGGCGCGGTAAAAGCCTGTCGTAGCGGCGTTCGTCGTTGCCATCTGATCAGCTATCAGGAAGATGGCTCGCTATTACAGGAATTGTTCTCGCGTGATGGTATCGGTACGCAGATCGTCATGGAGAGCGCCGAGCAGATCCGCCGCGCCACCATCAACGATATTGGCGGTATTCTGGAGCTTATCCGCCCACTGGAACAGCAGGGCATTCTGGTACGCCGTTCCCGTGAACAACTGGAGATGGAGATCGATAAATTTACCATTATTCAGCGCGATAATATGACTATCGCCTGCGCGGCGCTGTATCCTTTTGTGGAAGAGAAAATAGGCGAAATGGCCTGCGTAGCGGTACATCCGGATTACCGCAGCTCATCGCGTGGAGAAGTGCTTCTGGAGCGGGTTGCCGCCCAGGCGCGGCAAATGGGGCTGCGTAAATTGTTTGTGCTGACGACGCGCAGTATTCACTGGTTCCAGGAGCGCGGTTTTACGCCTGTCGATATAGAGTTACTGCCTGAGAGCAAGAAAAAAATGTATAACTATCAGCGACGTTCAAAGGTGCTGATGGCAGATTTAGGATAA